Genomic segment of Candidatus Bathyanammoxibius amoris:
CTGACCGTCTCACGGAGATATTCAAGCTCCTCGTGGAACCTTTTCTCCTGTATGGCCCGCCGCACCACAATAAGCAGCTCGTCGTTGTTAAACGGCTTGGTAATATAATGGTAGGCCCCCTTTTTCATGGCCTCTATGGCAGACTCGATAGAGCCGTAGGCCGTCAGGAGTATCACCTCTATCTTTGGCCGGTATTCCTTAATCTTCTCCAGCAGCGATATGCCCCCTATGCCGGGCATGCGGATGTCAGTTATCACCACGTCCACAGGGTTCTTTTTGACGTGTTCAAGTGCCTGCTCCCCCGAAGAGGCGGTCGTCACCTCAACCCCAACCTCAGTCAATAGAAGGGCGAGCCCCCGGGCTATGTCCTGCTGGTCGTCTACTATCAAAATATACGGTTTAGGAATAAATTGTTTATCTTCCATCATCTATACAAGTCCTGCGGATTTCTCTGCGGGCGCTCCCTCCAGCTGACGAACAGTCTTCTCCAGGGGTAATATGATAATAAATTGACTGCCTTTACCCTCTTCACTGTCCACGAAAATAGTACCGCCGTGGCCCTCTAAAAAGTTTTTACATATAGAAAGCCCAAGACCGGTCCCAACGCCTTCAGGCTTGGTCGTAAAGAACGGTTCGAATATCCTGGACAAATCTTTTTGCGGAATTCCCTTGCCCATGTCCTTGAACACAACACGAATACTCCTGGCGGAATTAATTCCGCTGCTTACCTCTGTAAGCACCCTAAGTTGCCCGCCATCCTCCATTGCATGAATCCCGTTTATTGCAAGGTTCATAAACACCTGTCGCAACTGGTCCGGGTCGCCTTCATATTTAGGCAAATTCTTATCCAGCCCGGTAACAAGCGTAACGTTCTGTTTATCCATAAGCGGTTTACACATGAAGAGCACGTCCATGATACATTCATTAAGGTCAATACTCTCTCTGAGCGTCGGTCCCGTCCTGGCGTAGGTCAAGAGGCCCTGTATTACCTTTTTACATACGTCCGTATTCCTCCCGATGGTATCAAGATATTCATGCACAGGCTCATCCGGCAAGACCTTTTTCATCGCTATTTGGGTAAACATGGAAATCACCCCCAGGGGGTTGTTTAACTCATGGGCTATACCCGCAGCCATCCTGCCGACAACAGTCATCTTTTCCTGGTGCACCAGCTTACGCTCCATTTCCTTCCTCTCGGTGATGTCACGGCTTACTATAACCTTTCCCAGGTGCCTGCCCTCAGAATCATTTATGGAAGAACACGTGCTCTCATAAATCCTGCCGTCGACTTCCACCGTGCGGGAAAAGTCGCTGGAGTCGCCCTTTCCATATAATTCAGGGCCGTTCTCCAGGCACTTGAGCTCGCCGTCAGGACGACATGCCTTCAGTGCTGTATCCTTGATGCCGGATGCCGATGCGTTGAAGAAGGCAATCTTGCCCTCGTTATCCACAAACACAATACCCTCTCTCATACATTCCAGAACGGCACGCCATTTATCCTTTTCCACCCGGAGGAGTTCCTCCTGCAACGCCCTCAGCTTGCGGCTGCGTTCCCTGAGCTTGGCCGCCACAGAACCCGTAAGGTAGGTGCAAATGAGTAACGCCGTTGAAAATACGAAAAACGTTATAACTAGATAAACAGGGTTCTTCCACAAATCAGGTACGTTTATCCCCATGACCGGATTGTGGAGGAGCATGCAATGATGCTGTAATATACCGGAGTACTCAAGTAAAACCATGGTCCCAACGAGAAATATGGCCGTAAAGGCAAATATATAACTCTCCCGCCTCTCCAAGAGAATGCTCGCCAGAATGGTATGGAACACGAAGAAGAACAAAAAGGGATTCTCCACGCCACCCGAATAATGTATCAGCAGGGTAAGGATTGCGAGGTCACAGAGAATCTGTACCCTGACATTGTTGGTTACCCATACGGGGTCTTTCCTGACCCTGGTGGCATGGAGGTAGAATAAGACGTTAAGGCCGAGAAGGAGCAGGGTAAAGAAGGCAAGGGGCGTCAGGGATTCAATCAGACCCCCCATATTCGCCAGCAATATCGCCGTGAGCGCTCCGCCCGCGGCCAACCACCTGAGGCGAATAAACCAGAAAAGACGTTCTACCAATTCTTCGTGAAAAAGGTCCTTTGTCAAGTTCACGGGGACTCCCCCCTGTTCTTATTCTGTATTGTTAC
This window contains:
- a CDS encoding ATP-binding protein; amino-acid sequence: MNLTKDLFHEELVERLFWFIRLRWLAAGGALTAILLANMGGLIESLTPLAFFTLLLLGLNVLFYLHATRVRKDPVWVTNNVRVQILCDLAILTLLIHYSGGVENPFLFFFVFHTILASILLERRESYIFAFTAIFLVGTMVLLEYSGILQHHCMLLHNPVMGINVPDLWKNPVYLVITFFVFSTALLICTYLTGSVAAKLRERSRKLRALQEELLRVEKDKWRAVLECMREGIVFVDNEGKIAFFNASASGIKDTALKACRPDGELKCLENGPELYGKGDSSDFSRTVEVDGRIYESTCSSINDSEGRHLGKVIVSRDITERKEMERKLVHQEKMTVVGRMAAGIAHELNNPLGVISMFTQIAMKKVLPDEPVHEYLDTIGRNTDVCKKVIQGLLTYARTGPTLRESIDLNECIMDVLFMCKPLMDKQNVTLVTGLDKNLPKYEGDPDQLRQVFMNLAINGIHAMEDGGQLRVLTEVSSGINSARSIRVVFKDMGKGIPQKDLSRIFEPFFTTKPEGVGTGLGLSICKNFLEGHGGTIFVDSEEGKGSQFIIILPLEKTVRQLEGAPAEKSAGLV